Proteins found in one Parasteatoda tepidariorum isolate YZ-2023 chromosome 7, CAS_Ptep_4.0, whole genome shotgun sequence genomic segment:
- the LOC110282440 gene encoding interaptin-like has translation MLENQAYDTHPNSKALKNQMFDAHPDSKILNDNSKNNDNSKNNDNSKNNDNSKYNDDFKTPNHNSEAPNYDFKTPNYDSEAPNYDFKTKNYDSEASNYNSEASNYNSETSNYNSETPNYSSETPNYSSETPNYSSETPNYSSETPNYDSEATNYNSETLNYNFGATNYNSETPNYNSETLNYNSETPNYNSETLNYNSETPNYNSETPNYNSETPNYDFKTPNCDSETPNYDFKTPNYDFKTPNYNYETSNDDSSILNKESSNIVSNTHESINSHLSDDEYIDDPFESFLQPSTDTEHIQTLQDTLSELNDQFSECHQQLNVCKTSNASLEKEIYALKEQCQVFECESAKILQKRLEACTQENKLIETQETYLKLLTQKNELDVDVLEKQKEKFELENSITTYQKNQNRYKELQLELEKTMVDLESKRKELLVNRNELLDQLEMEKQRLPALRESLKLMEQEELDSKSKKQLLETEKSKLLNHIQELKRNASLWENEKSVLNTQLSSLQQEIRDQESNIFQLKDSMKQLRKDKQTLMEQYTAEHDTFSRLQKNIDNLNRQFVEKEKQLHSLEKDIVHLNDTSLQYKQDKTALEDALSELKDNMCKCQSKCDSFSYEKVQLEKQNLHLELQITTLKGNISETEKTIESLKLTILNLENNLGSLTRQQLACEQDKLKCEDQLKECQSSSEINVKHWKNQYDLIKKQCVHFKEKYDQLQTLHSNLTQFIKSEVEDDPMIVDDPLYELMKNLLERRIREAQKKSQTTITEQHLQIERLRQEVNQLNATLKTSRCEAIALKAQFDTAQNKYSKLDQNYQIKAKTILNLEKQLHDLTENYSILQKQLQASNEEKENWLEQKEKLEQQLQSLSDEQMWDISSAQKDSLVPKINVPLSSRALQFRAKGIKKKYFKTLKSKAKSTLPFDTCKNQFEEHASTILKLKESNKQLKIHLDTLQHEHEEKMKEITQLTEKNTKLQTKNDDLQTRCDDLRKRFDDLQTKNDNLTTKNFESQNELDSLQDQFNVLKKDLKQKTIEMETLDEKDKKLAENYKALQEKLRQSKTHVMELKEKNKSLQEEMKIFEEPTSQHLTPKTVPTPSSVYIKLKKESKAKEEKLKAELETKEKELIAKNEIFVTKLREVEIYKEKNRKLLIELEDYKQKYLKIKNQLDSEQMMCEDVQFQLQQSRKKQSLKRSLEIDYEEEPYVNKQSRMEELTVKILKFMFADIFGRYFHLYYNQLNQVRSIDFEEQKVKLMELCNSLDEENYVQILLAYVSNEIKTLESIKVEQIVSEKEYVVYLNSCVEIKLF, from the coding sequence aaaataatgacaattcaaaaaataatgacaattcaaaatataatgatgattttaaaactcCAAATCATAACTCTGAAGCTCCAAATTACGATTTTAAAACTCCAAATTACGATTCTGAAGCTCCAAATTacgattttaaaactaaaaattacgaTTCTGAAGCTTCAAATTACAATTCTGAAGCTTCAAATTACAATTCTGAAACTTCAAATTACAATTCTGAAACTCCAAATTACAGTTCTGAAACTCCAAATTACAGTTCTGAAACTCCAAATTACAGTTCTGAAACTCCAAATTACAGTTCTGAAACTCCAAATTACGATTCTGAAGCTACAAATTACAATTCTGAAAcactaaattacaattttggagctacaaattataattctgaaaCTCCAAATTACAATTCTGAAACACTAAATTACAATTCTGAAACTCCAAATTACAATTCTGAAAcactaaattataattctgaaaCTCCAAATTACAATTCTGAAACACCAAATTACAATTCTGAAACACCAAATTACGATTTTAAAACTCCAAATTGCGATTCTGAAACACCAAATTACGATTTTAAAACTCCAAATTACGATTTTAAAACTCCAAATTACAATTATGAAACATCAAATGACGATTCaagtattttgaataaagagtCTTCTAACATTGTATCCAACACTCACGAATCTATAAATTCTCACCTTTCAGATGATGAATACATTGACGACCCCTTCGAATCTTTTTTACAACCTTCTACAGACACTGAACACATTCAAACTTTGCAAGATACTCTGTCAGAATTAAATGACCAATTTTCAGAGTGTCATCAACAGTTGAATGTCTGCAAAACGTCTAATGCTagtttggaaaaagaaatttatgcgTTGAAAGAGCAATGTCAGGTATTCGAATGTGAGTCAgccaaaatattacaaaaacgACTCGAGGCGTGTACCCAAGAAAATAAACTGATTGAAACTCAAGAAACATACTTAAAATTACTCACACAAAAGAATGAGCTCGATGTTGACGTGTTAGAAAAGCAGaaggagaaatttgaattggaAAACTCCATCACTACGTATCAAAAGAATCAGAATCGATACAAAGAGTTGCAATTAGAGTTGGAAAAAACGATGGTAGATTTAGAATCGAAGCGAAAAGAGCTGCTCGTGAATCGTAACGAACTGTTGGATCAATTGGAAATGGAAAAACAACGTTTGCCTGCCTTGCGAGAGAGTTTAAAACTGATGGAACAGGAAGAGTTGGACAGTAaatctaaaaaacaattattggaAACTGAAAAATCCAAATTATTAAACCATATACAAGAATTAAAACGCAATGCTTCTCTCTGGGAAAATGAAAAGTCGGTATTGAACACTCAACTCTCGTCTTTGCAACAAGAGATTCGAGATCAAGAAtccaacatttttcaattaaaagacaGTATGAAACAACTCCGCAAAGACAAGCAAACACTTATGGAACAATACACGGCCGAACACGATACATTTTCTCGCTTACAGAAAAacatagataatttaaatagacAATTTGTCGAAAAGGAAAAACAACTACACTCTTTGGAAAAAGATATAGTGCATTTAAATGATACTTCTTTGCAATACAAGCAAGATAAAACAGCGCTCGAGGATGCCCTCTCTGAGTTGAAAGACAACATGTGCAAATGTCAAAGCAAATGTGACTCTTTTAGTTATGAAAAAGTTCAGCTGGAAAAACAGAATTTGCACCTCGAACTACAGATAACAACGTTAAAAGGGAACATTTCTGAAACTGAGAAAACGATTGAGTCGTTGAAATTGactattctaaatttagaaaataaccTAGGTAGTCTTACACGCCAACAATTAGCATGTGAACAGGATAAACTCAAATGTGAAGATCAACTGAAAGAGTGTCAATCGTCCTCCGAGATTAACGTCAAACACTGGAAAAATCAATATGAtctcataaaaaaacaatgtgttcattttaaagaaaaatatgatcaatTGCAAACATTACACAGTAATCTTACACAATTTATAAAGTCAGAGGTGGAAGATGATCCCATGATAGTTGACGATCCTTTATACGAGCTcatgaaaaatttgttagaGCGCAGAATCAGAGAAGCTCAGAAAAAATCCCAGACCACCATTACTGAACAACATTTACAAATTGAACGACTTCGTCAAGAAGTGAATCAATTAAACGCGACATTAAAAACGTCTCGATGCGAGGCTATTGCTTTAAAAGCACAATTTGATACagctcaaaataaatattccaaattagatcaaaactaccagattaAGGCAAAAACCATTCTTAATTTAGAGAAACAATTACACGATTTGACagaaaattattctattctaCAAAAACAATTACAAGCATCAAATGAGGAAAAAGAGAATTGGTTggagcaaaaagaaaaattggagCAGCAATTACAATCATTGTCTGATGAGCAAATGTGGGATATATCATCAGCTCAAAAGGATTCATTGGtaccaaaaataaatgtacCTTTGTCAAGTCGAGCATTACAATTCAGAGCAAaaggaattaagaaaaaatatttcaaaacattgaaaAGTAAAGCTAAATCCACACTTCCATTTGATACttgtaaaaatcaatttgaGGAACATGCCAGCACGAttctaaagttaaaagaaaGCAATAAACAGTTAAAGATTCATTTAGATACTCTTCAACATGAACACGAGGAAAAGATGAAAGAAATTACACAATTAACAGAGAAAAACACCAagttacaaacaaaaaatgacGATTTACAAACGAGATGTGACGATTTACGAAAGAGATTTGAcgatttacaaacaaaaaatgacaatttaacCACAAAAAATTTCGAAAGTCAAAACGAATTAGATAGTTTACAAGATCaattcaatgttttgaaaaaggatttgaaacaaaaaaccaTAGAGATGGAAACATTagatgaaaaagataaaaaattggCTGAAAACTATAAGGCATTACAAGAGAAACTACGTCAAAGCAAAACACACGTGAtggaattaaaagagaaaaataaatcactacAAGAGGAAATGAAGATATTTGAAGAACCCACTAGTCAGCATCTGACGCCCAAAACAGTACCTACGCCATCATCcgtttacattaaattaaaaaaagaatcaaaagcAAAGGAGGAAAAGTTAAAAGCCGAATTGGAAACCAAAGAGAAAgaattaattgctaaaaatgaaatattcgtAACTAAACTGAGAgaagttgaaatttataaagaaaaaaatagaaaattactcATTGAATTGGAAGActataaacagaaatatttaaaaataaaaaatcaattagatAGTGAACAAATGATGTGTGAAGATGTACAATTTCAATTACAACAATCTCGAAAGAAGCAATCGCTTAAGAGATCATTAGAAATCGATTATGAAGAAGAGCCGTATGTGAACAAACAATCTCGAATGGAAGAATTGAcagtgaaaatattgaaatttatgtttgcAGACATATTTGGCCgctattttcatttgtattacaATCAATTAAATCAGGTGAGAAGCATTGATTTTGAGGAGCAAAAAGTCAAATTGATGGAATTGTGTAACAGTTTGGATGAAGAAAATTATGTACAAATTTTATTGGCGTATGTgtcgaatgaaataaaaacgttaGAAAGCATAAAGGTGGAACAAATAGTGAGTGAAAAGGAGTATGTCGTCTATTTAAACAGTTGcgttgaaataaaacttttctga